A genomic segment from Lentimicrobium sp. L6 encodes:
- a CDS encoding M13 family metallopeptidase, protein MNFTLKTSIWSLALGMILFSCSSETSKKTTSTAVKAVDLKNMDLTVKPGDDFFQYTSGGWLKDNPVPDDKTQYGSFTVLSDENQKQLKALILEAAEADAPKGSIAQKIGDFYNSGMDTTAIDALGMKPIQPAIDKINAVKSKEEILPLVAEMQLSGINPLFYFFGSQDDQNSSMMIANFYQGGLGLPDRDYYTSEDAQSTEMRAAYVDHMVTMLKLAGYSDKEAQKMAVSIMSFETRLATASLTRLENRDPFRTYNKMPVTDLQKMAPGTNWDQYFSTLGFDKLEEINVRQTGFITEVAQMVDQEKIDTWKNYLIWNQINRSANYLSSDFEKADFDFYGTVLSGQQAQRPRWKRVLGSTSGSMGEAIGKLYVEKHFPPQAKERMIDLVANLRVSLGNRIDQLEWMSDSTKVLAHAKLNAISVKVGYPDKWMDYSKLDIEAGHYYANITNARVFSVKEELAKIGKPYDKSEWGMTPQTVNAYYSPNANEIVFPAAILQPPFFFMEEDDAVNYGAIGVVIGHEMTHGFDDQGRNFDKDGNLNNWWAESDAKAFEAKSQLLIDQYNAFVELDTLHVDGQLTLGENIADFGGLNIAWEAFQETEQAKSTEKIDGFTPQQRFFLSYAGVWRSNILDKELARRLKEDVHSPGDARVNVPLYNMDVFYEAFGVKEGDKLYIAPEDRAVIW, encoded by the coding sequence ATGAATTTTACACTCAAAACTTCTATATGGAGTTTGGCATTAGGAATGATATTGTTTTCCTGCAGCTCAGAAACGAGCAAAAAGACAACAAGTACTGCAGTTAAAGCTGTGGACCTAAAGAACATGGATCTCACCGTAAAACCTGGTGACGACTTTTTCCAATACACAAGTGGCGGATGGTTAAAAGACAATCCTGTTCCTGATGATAAAACACAGTATGGTTCTTTTACTGTTTTGTCTGACGAAAATCAAAAACAATTAAAAGCACTCATTTTGGAAGCTGCTGAAGCAGACGCTCCAAAGGGTAGTATTGCTCAAAAAATTGGTGATTTTTATAATAGCGGAATGGATACCACTGCAATCGATGCACTAGGAATGAAACCTATTCAACCTGCCATTGACAAAATTAATGCGGTAAAATCTAAAGAAGAAATCCTTCCTTTGGTTGCCGAAATGCAATTGAGCGGAATCAACCCTTTATTTTATTTCTTTGGTTCACAAGATGACCAAAACAGTTCTATGATGATTGCTAACTTCTACCAAGGTGGCTTAGGCTTACCAGATAGAGATTATTATACCAGCGAAGATGCACAAAGTACCGAAATGCGTGCCGCTTACGTGGACCATATGGTTACCATGCTAAAACTAGCTGGATATTCTGATAAAGAGGCACAAAAAATGGCTGTTTCAATCATGTCCTTCGAAACTCGTTTGGCTACTGCCTCTTTAACACGTTTAGAAAACAGAGACCCATTCAGAACTTATAATAAAATGCCTGTTACCGATCTTCAAAAGATGGCTCCAGGAACCAATTGGGATCAATATTTTTCTACTTTAGGCTTTGATAAACTTGAGGAAATCAATGTTCGTCAGACCGGTTTTATTACTGAAGTTGCCCAAATGGTAGATCAAGAAAAAATAGATACTTGGAAAAACTATTTAATCTGGAATCAAATTAACAGATCGGCTAATTATTTAAGCTCTGATTTTGAAAAAGCTGACTTTGACTTCTACGGTACTGTATTAAGCGGTCAGCAAGCTCAAAGACCAAGATGGAAAAGAGTTTTGGGTTCTACAAGTGGTTCTATGGGCGAAGCTATTGGCAAACTATATGTTGAAAAGCATTTCCCACCACAGGCTAAAGAGAGAATGATTGACTTAGTTGCAAACCTAAGAGTTTCTTTAGGTAATAGAATTGACCAATTAGAGTGGATGAGCGACAGTACAAAAGTATTGGCTCATGCTAAATTAAATGCTATTAGTGTTAAAGTTGGATATCCTGATAAATGGATGGATTATAGTAAACTTGATATTGAAGCAGGTCATTATTATGCAAATATTACCAATGCTAGAGTTTTCTCAGTAAAAGAAGAATTAGCAAAAATTGGCAAACCTTACGACAAAAGCGAATGGGGAATGACTCCTCAAACTGTGAATGCTTATTACAGTCCTAATGCCAATGAGATAGTTTTCCCAGCCGCTATTCTTCAGCCTCCATTCTTTTTTATGGAAGAAGATGACGCTGTAAATTATGGTGCTATTGGAGTGGTTATTGGCCATGAAATGACACATGGTTTTGATGACCAAGGACGTAACTTTGACAAAGATGGAAACTTGAATAATTGGTGGGCTGAGTCTGATGCAAAAGCATTTGAAGCCAAGTCACAATTACTAATCGACCAATACAATGCTTTTGTTGAGTTGGATACTTTACATGTTGATGGCCAATTAACATTAGGTGAAAATATTGCTGACTTCGGTGGTTTGAACATTGCTTGGGAAGCATTCCAAGAAACAGAGCAAGCTAAAAGCACTGAGAAAATTGATGGATTTACTCCACAACAAAGATTCTTCCTTTCTTATGCTGGTGTTTGGCGTTCCAACATCCTCGACAAAGAATTAGCTCGTAGATTAAAAGAAGATGTACACTCTCCTGGTGATGCCAGAGTAAATGTACCTTTATACAATATGGATGTTTTCTATGAAGCCTTTGGTGTAAAAGAAGGTGACAAATTGTATATAGCTCCAGAAGATAGAGCTGTGATTTGGTAG
- a CDS encoding tetratricopeptide repeat protein: MRLRVGFFLIHFLFLSFIVNASQIDSLKLELNPENKDTTYVKLLLQIADQMYVMSTDSMHAYSLSAYDITKENMNHAKNKTEEKAYHAMMALAISNIGSYYNDMGKIDTALHLYVNANEILEELGDKEGMGITLNNIGFIYNNFKVDIPKAIDYYEQSLACFEEINLDYGKAAILNNLAYIYDNQGDYKKALDYYFKALAIREKNNNKNGRAEVLNNIGAAYQDLGDDELAFENYTKSLKLKEEIKDSVGMGYSYNNIASIYMDMNDYEKALETHLLALKIRNRMGNPRQMAESYGNVGLVLTLMGNYSEAETNLKKSSELYSGLGVKDGEGYTIHNLGLNYYKEEDYQNALSCGRTAYGIASELGYKKNLRDASHLLYSIFKTQNQMDSALVYFEIYHEMMDSIKSSDNIKASVRMQTRYEIAQENLIKEQLLKEEEKIAQEEKSRRNSIQYTLIFIALLILAAAILVMGIIHVSEKQAQGLIFLTFLLFFEFLLVALDPWVDMYSGGAPAIKLGFNVIIAALIFPAHQYFEGVIHRRVIRKIKK, from the coding sequence ATGAGGCTTCGTGTTGGTTTTTTCCTAATTCATTTTCTTTTTCTTTCATTTATTGTTAATGCATCACAAATTGATTCCTTAAAACTGGAGTTAAATCCAGAAAACAAGGATACCACCTATGTGAAACTTCTCTTACAGATAGCTGATCAAATGTATGTGATGAGTACAGATAGTATGCATGCCTATAGTCTTTCAGCTTATGACATTACTAAAGAGAATATGAATCATGCAAAAAACAAAACCGAAGAAAAAGCTTACCATGCTATGATGGCTTTGGCGATTAGTAATATTGGAAGCTATTATAATGATATGGGTAAAATCGATACTGCACTACATTTATATGTTAATGCCAATGAAATACTTGAAGAATTAGGTGACAAGGAAGGAATGGGGATAACGCTAAATAATATTGGTTTTATTTATAATAATTTTAAGGTGGATATTCCAAAAGCTATAGACTATTATGAGCAAAGTTTGGCTTGTTTTGAAGAAATTAATTTAGATTATGGGAAGGCGGCCATCTTAAATAACCTGGCATATATTTATGATAATCAAGGAGATTATAAAAAGGCCTTAGACTATTATTTTAAAGCATTGGCTATCAGGGAAAAGAATAATAATAAAAATGGTAGGGCAGAAGTATTGAATAATATTGGAGCTGCTTATCAAGATTTGGGAGATGATGAATTGGCTTTCGAAAATTACACTAAAAGTCTAAAGTTAAAGGAAGAAATAAAAGATAGTGTGGGAATGGGCTATTCTTATAATAATATTGCCTCCATTTATATGGACATGAATGATTATGAAAAGGCATTGGAAACTCATTTGCTAGCTCTGAAAATAAGAAATAGGATGGGGAATCCTCGGCAGATGGCTGAGTCTTATGGTAATGTTGGGCTGGTATTAACACTTATGGGCAATTATAGCGAAGCGGAAACTAATCTTAAAAAATCTTCAGAATTGTATAGTGGACTAGGCGTAAAAGATGGAGAAGGTTATACTATTCATAATTTAGGTCTGAATTACTATAAAGAGGAGGATTATCAAAATGCCTTGTCTTGTGGTAGAACAGCTTATGGTATTGCCTCAGAACTGGGTTATAAAAAGAATTTACGGGATGCGTCTCATTTATTATATTCTATTTTTAAAACACAAAATCAGATGGATAGCGCATTGGTTTATTTCGAGATTTACCATGAGATGATGGATAGCATTAAGAGTAGTGATAATATCAAAGCTAGTGTAAGGATGCAGACTAGGTATGAAATAGCTCAGGAGAATTTAATAAAGGAACAGCTTCTGAAAGAAGAAGAAAAGATTGCACAAGAGGAAAAGAGCAGAAGAAATAGTATTCAATATACATTGATATTTATAGCCCTTTTGATACTAGCTGCTGCTATTCTTGTTATGGGCATCATACACGTTTCTGAGAAACAAGCGCAAGGATTGATATTTCTCACCTTCTTACTTTTTTTTGAATTCCTTTTGGTCGCTCTTGACCCTTGGGTTGATATGTATTCTGGTGGAGCTCCTGCCATTAAATTAGGATTTAATGTTATCATTGCTGCATTAATATTTCCTGCTCATCAATATTTTGAAGGGGTGATTCATCGTAGGGTAATTAGAAAGATAAAGAAGTAA
- a CDS encoding AraC family transcriptional regulator — MNTQKPALEHINTGFGSSLKVLQHSGHDMVNQASWHIHPEVELVYINKGQGKVHIGNHLSYFNRSQLLLLGANLPHHGFSDRLTTKGSETIVQFKPDFFGEHFLSLPEMKSINILLERAKKGVKFHRETKKIVGPMFEELYKSEGLKRIILLLEILSELTSSKDYTILNADGYTLEISPQDSNKIDLIYKHINKNFERPISLGEIANKASMTVPAFCRYFKKTTGKTFTKLVNEYRIVHATKLLLESNSSITDISYECGFNNFSHFNKLFKEFTGTSASQYRKETKLVVQ, encoded by the coding sequence ATGAATACACAGAAACCAGCATTAGAGCATATCAACACTGGCTTTGGAAGCTCTCTAAAAGTACTACAACACTCTGGTCATGACATGGTGAATCAAGCCTCTTGGCATATTCACCCAGAAGTTGAACTTGTTTATATAAACAAAGGACAAGGAAAAGTACATATAGGTAATCACCTCTCTTATTTTAACCGCAGCCAGCTCTTATTATTAGGTGCTAATTTACCTCACCATGGTTTTAGCGATAGACTAACAACTAAAGGATCGGAAACCATAGTACAATTTAAGCCCGATTTTTTTGGAGAACACTTTTTAAGCCTTCCCGAAATGAAATCGATTAATATTTTATTGGAAAGAGCCAAAAAGGGGGTGAAGTTTCATAGAGAGACTAAAAAAATAGTAGGCCCAATGTTTGAGGAGCTTTATAAATCTGAAGGTTTAAAGAGAATTATCTTACTTTTAGAAATACTAAGCGAACTCACCTCCTCTAAAGATTATACCATTTTAAATGCCGATGGCTATACACTTGAGATTAGCCCACAGGACAGCAATAAAATCGACCTTATCTATAAGCATATTAATAAAAATTTTGAAAGGCCAATTAGCCTAGGTGAAATTGCTAATAAGGCCAGCATGACTGTCCCTGCTTTTTGTCGCTATTTTAAAAAGACAACCGGAAAAACCTTCACCAAGCTGGTGAATGAATACCGAATTGTTCATGCGACTAAGTTATTATTAGAAAGCAACAGTAGCATTACCGATATCAGCTATGAATGTGGCTTTAATAACTTTTCCCATTTCAATAAACTATTTAAGGAGTTTACTGGAACTAGTGCATCGCAATATCGCAAGGAGACAAAGTTGGTGGTGCAGTAG
- a CDS encoding mevalonate kinase, with amino-acid sequence MIQKSNVFYGKILLFGEYGVIFNSMALTIPYSHFKGELSFISKYKYTDFEWAKESNRSLKEYANHLVELQENNGAGCFLDLTKLHRDIDKGMYFESSIPQGYGVGSSGALVAAIYDNYAEEKIKSDRRLSPKSIFRLKDIFSRMEAFFHGKSSGLDPLNCYIQYPLLIQSNNEIETVAIPRNKFNKDGAIFLINSGKPGKTAPLVKHFLENYKEEDFKRMVNEEFIPTNNECIESLLAGRGNEFFESLSKLSHIEFDHFQRMIPESISQVWSHGLNSGDYSMKLCGSGGGGFMLGFAQDYDKARQSLADRGVEMIPVYRNS; translated from the coding sequence ATGATACAGAAGAGCAACGTTTTTTACGGAAAGATATTATTGTTTGGGGAGTATGGGGTTATTTTTAATTCCATGGCCTTAACCATCCCTTATTCTCATTTTAAAGGGGAGTTGAGCTTTATTAGCAAATATAAATATACCGATTTTGAATGGGCCAAAGAAAGTAATCGCTCCTTAAAAGAATATGCCAATCATCTGGTAGAACTACAAGAGAATAATGGAGCTGGATGTTTTTTGGATTTGACAAAACTACACCGTGATATTGATAAAGGCATGTATTTTGAAAGCAGTATTCCGCAGGGATATGGAGTAGGAAGTAGTGGCGCTTTGGTGGCCGCTATTTACGATAACTATGCCGAAGAGAAAATAAAAAGCGATAGAAGATTAAGTCCGAAGAGTATTTTCAGATTAAAGGATATTTTCAGTCGAATGGAAGCTTTCTTCCATGGCAAGTCTTCCGGACTCGACCCTCTCAACTGCTATATCCAATATCCACTGCTTATTCAATCCAATAACGAAATAGAAACCGTTGCCATCCCCCGAAATAAGTTTAATAAGGATGGAGCTATCTTTTTAATCAATAGTGGTAAGCCAGGTAAAACAGCCCCTTTGGTGAAACATTTTTTGGAGAATTATAAAGAGGAAGATTTTAAGAGGATGGTAAATGAGGAGTTTATCCCTACAAATAATGAATGCATCGAAAGTTTATTAGCTGGTAGAGGAAATGAGTTCTTTGAGTCCTTGAGTAAATTGAGCCATATAGAGTTCGACCATTTTCAAAGAATGATACCCGAATCGATTAGTCAAGTTTGGTCACATGGCTTAAATTCAGGTGATTACAGTATGAAGCTCTGTGGCTCCGGTGGCGGAGGGTTTATGTTAGGTTTTGCCCAAGATTATGACAAAGCCCGTCAAAGCCTTGCCGATAGGGGTGTGGAGATGATTCCTGTTTATCGGAATTCTTAG
- the mvaD gene encoding diphosphomevalonate decarboxylase, translated as MQKRKALNDYYENPGLVLPENIQEGEVKWKSPSNIALVKYWGKYGTQLPKNASLSMCLSESFTETSIQYQVAKGKPQREFYFEGKANEAFAKRIWKFIDSLDSIYPYLNQLDLRIYTHNSFPHSAGIASSASAMAALALCLVDMERTFFSCPKKEDDFFHKASYLARLGSGSASRSVYGGYAIWGDAKSIQENTDNKFAVPFSGKVDATFENLSDAILIVDNGQKEVSSSLGHSLMEGHPYGDDRLAQADRHMKVLAQAMVEGDKEAFIKVVEAEALSLHALMMASDPWFILMKPETLKILQLIKNYRSQTRHFLCFTLDAGPNVHLIYGKKDELEVVQFIEKELKPLCHQHQIIYDSMGKGPEKLI; from the coding sequence TTGCAAAAAAGAAAAGCTTTGAACGACTATTACGAAAATCCAGGCTTGGTTTTGCCAGAGAATATCCAAGAAGGAGAAGTGAAATGGAAAAGCCCTAGCAATATTGCTTTGGTAAAGTATTGGGGGAAATATGGAACACAATTACCCAAAAACGCCAGTTTGAGCATGTGTTTATCCGAATCTTTTACCGAGACATCCATACAATATCAAGTAGCAAAAGGGAAACCTCAGCGTGAATTTTATTTCGAAGGAAAAGCAAATGAAGCCTTTGCCAAACGTATCTGGAAGTTCATCGATTCATTAGACTCCATCTATCCCTATCTCAATCAACTCGATTTACGAATTTATACTCATAATAGCTTTCCGCATTCTGCAGGAATTGCCTCCTCAGCTTCTGCTATGGCTGCTTTGGCTCTTTGTTTGGTCGATATGGAAAGGACTTTCTTTTCTTGCCCTAAGAAAGAAGATGACTTTTTTCATAAGGCCAGTTATTTGGCACGTTTGGGAAGCGGTAGTGCTTCACGTTCCGTTTATGGTGGCTATGCCATTTGGGGAGATGCTAAGTCGATTCAAGAAAACACGGATAATAAATTTGCGGTTCCTTTTTCTGGAAAAGTAGATGCTACATTCGAAAATTTGAGCGATGCTATTTTAATAGTAGACAATGGTCAAAAAGAAGTGAGCTCTAGCCTTGGGCATTCCTTAATGGAAGGACATCCTTATGGCGATGATAGATTAGCTCAGGCAGATCGTCATATGAAAGTCTTGGCTCAAGCCATGGTGGAAGGAGATAAAGAGGCTTTTATTAAAGTTGTGGAAGCAGAGGCCTTGAGTTTGCATGCTTTAATGATGGCTTCCGATCCTTGGTTCATTTTAATGAAACCCGAGACCTTGAAAATTTTGCAATTGATTAAGAATTATAGATCACAAACCCGTCATTTTTTATGCTTTACTTTGGATGCCGGACCCAATGTTCATTTGATCTATGGAAAAAAGGATGAATTGGAGGTGGTTCAATTTATTGAGAAAGAACTCAAACCACTTTGTCATCAACATCAGATTATTTATGATAGTATGGGCAAAGGGCCAGAAAAATTGATCTAA
- a CDS encoding DNA topoisomerase IV subunit B, producing the protein MSENYNESSIKSLDWKEHIRLRPGMYIGKLGDGSAHDDGIYVLLKEILDNSIDEFVMGNGRHIEVEIQDRKVMVRDHGRGIPLGMVNACVSKINTGAKYDSKVFKKAVGLNGVGTKAVNAMSSYFEVQSIREGKTKISVFHRGELIEDREIEDSEEKPGTKITFIPDTNLFGNFRYISDYIEKMLWNYAYLNNGLTISFNGSKFVAKNGLLDLLQNELDATLCYPIIHMKFEDFEFAFTHARQYGEEYYSFVNGQHTTQGGTHQNAFRESIVKTIREFYNKTFEPSDIRTSIVAALSLKVQEPVFESQTKTKLGSQYMEPDGQTVRNFINDLVKVNLDNYLHKNPETAEALLNKIMQNQKERKEMAGIKKLVKDSAKKTSLHNKKLRDCRVQLSSKHERRLESTLFITEGDSASGSITKSRDVNTQAVFSLKGKPLNSYGLSKKIVYQNEEFNLLQAALNIDEDMDNLRYNNIVIATDADVDGMHIRLLLLTFFLQFYPDLIKRGHLYILQTPLFRVRNKKKTYYCYSDEERKKAIEKLRGKPEITRFKGLGEISPDEFKYFIGNDIRLDPVILKKDSAVTNLLQFYMGKNTPDRQEFIIDNLKVEENEIVDDAVA; encoded by the coding sequence ATGTCTGAAAACTATAATGAATCTAGTATAAAATCACTCGATTGGAAAGAGCATATCCGACTCAGACCCGGAATGTATATTGGTAAGCTTGGAGATGGTTCTGCCCACGATGATGGTATTTATGTTTTACTTAAGGAAATACTTGATAACTCCATCGATGAATTTGTCATGGGAAATGGTAGGCATATCGAGGTGGAGATACAGGACCGAAAAGTAATGGTTCGTGATCATGGCCGTGGAATTCCTCTAGGAATGGTGAATGCTTGTGTTTCTAAGATTAATACTGGAGCCAAGTATGATAGTAAAGTCTTTAAAAAGGCTGTTGGACTCAATGGTGTTGGAACCAAGGCTGTAAATGCCATGTCTTCTTATTTCGAAGTCCAGTCTATTCGCGAAGGAAAAACGAAAATATCGGTATTTCATCGTGGAGAATTAATTGAAGATAGAGAAATAGAGGATAGTGAAGAAAAACCAGGTACTAAAATTACATTTATCCCAGATACTAATCTATTTGGAAATTTCAGATATATCAGTGACTATATTGAAAAGATGCTCTGGAATTATGCCTACCTCAATAATGGTTTAACCATTAGTTTTAATGGGAGCAAGTTTGTCGCAAAAAATGGGCTCCTAGACCTTTTACAAAATGAATTGGATGCCACTTTATGTTATCCCATTATTCACATGAAATTTGAGGATTTTGAATTTGCTTTTACCCATGCTCGTCAATATGGTGAAGAGTATTATTCTTTTGTAAATGGTCAGCATACCACTCAAGGTGGAACCCACCAAAATGCATTTAGAGAAAGCATAGTAAAAACCATCAGAGAATTTTATAATAAAACTTTTGAGCCAAGCGATATCAGAACTTCAATTGTTGCTGCATTAAGTTTGAAAGTTCAAGAGCCTGTTTTTGAATCGCAGACCAAAACCAAACTGGGGAGCCAGTATATGGAGCCCGATGGGCAAACGGTACGTAATTTTATTAACGATTTGGTGAAGGTTAACTTGGATAACTATCTTCACAAAAACCCAGAAACAGCAGAAGCCCTTCTGAATAAGATTATGCAAAATCAGAAAGAGCGTAAGGAGATGGCTGGTATTAAAAAGCTGGTAAAAGACAGTGCCAAGAAAACCAGTTTGCATAATAAGAAATTGAGAGATTGTAGGGTTCAGTTGAGTAGTAAACACGAACGTCGCCTAGAATCTACTTTGTTTATTACAGAGGGAGATTCGGCGAGTGGTTCAATTACAAAATCCCGTGATGTGAATACTCAAGCGGTTTTTAGTTTGAAAGGAAAGCCATTGAACAGCTACGGTTTGAGTAAGAAGATTGTTTATCAGAATGAAGAATTTAATTTGCTGCAGGCAGCTTTAAATATTGATGAAGACATGGATAATCTACGATATAATAATATCGTAATCGCTACTGATGCCGATGTAGATGGAATGCACATCCGACTCCTTTTACTCACCTTTTTCTTGCAGTTCTATCCTGACCTGATTAAACGTGGTCATCTTTATATCCTGCAGACTCCTCTATTCCGTGTTCGTAATAAAAAGAAAACCTATTATTGCTATTCCGATGAGGAAAGGAAAAAAGCCATAGAGAAGTTGCGAGGAAAACCAGAAATCACTCGATTTAAAGGATTAGGTGAGATTTCTCCTGATGAATTTAAATACTTTATTGGCAATGATATTAGATTAGATCCAGTTATTCTGAAAAAGGATTCTGCGGTAACCAACCTCCTTCAGTTTTATATGGGTAAGAATACTCCTGATCGACAAGAATTTATTATCGACAACTTGAAGGTGGAAGAAAATGAGATTGTGGATGATGCTGTGGCCTAA
- a CDS encoding phosphoribosylaminoimidazolesuccinocarboxamide synthase: MNTIIQSDFNFPGQTKVYKGKVRDVYSIGEDILVMLASDRISAFDVVLPKGIPYKGQVLNQIASKFLDATADIVQNWKTASPDPQVTIGVKCEPFPIEMIIRGYLTGSSWRTYKKGAREICGVPIPDGMKEHQAFPSPIITPTTKADMGLHDEDISKEEILKQGLVSPEDYALLEKYTAELFQRGSEIADEKGLILVDTKYEFGKKNGEIYLIDEIHTPDSSRYFYKDGYQERFDKGENQKQLSKEFVREWLMENGFQGQEGQAIPEMTDEFVQSVSERYIELYEMITGENFVKGDVNELLNRVEKNINDYLA, encoded by the coding sequence ATGAACACCATCATTCAATCAGATTTCAATTTCCCAGGTCAAACAAAGGTTTACAAAGGCAAAGTCAGAGATGTATATTCTATTGGCGAAGATATTTTAGTGATGCTAGCTAGCGACCGTATTTCGGCCTTCGATGTGGTATTACCAAAGGGCATTCCTTACAAAGGTCAAGTATTAAACCAAATTGCTTCTAAGTTTTTAGATGCAACTGCTGACATCGTACAGAATTGGAAAACAGCATCTCCCGATCCACAAGTAACCATAGGCGTAAAATGCGAGCCATTTCCAATCGAAATGATCATTAGAGGATACTTAACTGGAAGCAGTTGGAGAACCTATAAAAAAGGTGCTAGAGAAATTTGTGGTGTCCCCATTCCTGATGGTATGAAAGAGCATCAAGCTTTTCCAAGTCCTATCATCACCCCTACCACTAAAGCAGATATGGGATTGCATGACGAAGATATCTCTAAAGAAGAAATCTTAAAACAAGGATTGGTTAGCCCTGAAGATTACGCTTTATTGGAGAAATATACTGCTGAATTATTCCAAAGAGGTAGTGAAATTGCTGATGAAAAAGGCTTGATTTTAGTGGATACTAAATATGAGTTCGGAAAGAAAAATGGAGAAATCTATCTAATTGATGAGATTCACACTCCAGATTCTAGCCGTTATTTCTATAAAGATGGATATCAAGAAAGATTCGACAAGGGTGAAAACCAAAAACAATTGTCAAAAGAGTTTGTGAGAGAATGGTTAATGGAAAATGGTTTCCAAGGTCAAGAAGGACAAGCTATTCCTGAAATGACTGATGAGTTTGTTCAATCAGTTTCTGAGCGTTATATTGAGCTTTACGAAATGATTACAGGTGAGAATTTCGTAAAAGGAGATGTTAACGAGCTTTTGAATAGAGTTGAAAAGAACATCAACGATTATTTAGCCTAG
- a CDS encoding DUF4249 family protein, with product MKNYFYIIFLAILFCTSCSKGIRFLEDYKEKVIVYGLIDPCDSISYIRIERAFFSEGNILEDAQVQDSNQFTYKLDVKLKQGNKTITFDTITIFNKEGGIFYAPKMLLYHAVTKDLLNTTDSLYLEIFNPKTKEFTTSSTILHDGDLIDFVYPVISIAFEHQYYIQFESLPNTRYYTLDLRFHYMEQTPGDNSSRRYDSIDWTFDPYFTQNSDGGEQVKFYQWGETFYDLVVEQVGPTEVLDRYFGNVELRITSGDIVLRNYFEANKPDHSVIGNQLQQYQYSNIKNGHGIFAARSGNGGEYILHLRTINRLRNIPNLNFIGGIPKD from the coding sequence ATGAAAAATTATTTCTATATTATTTTTCTTGCAATATTATTCTGCACTTCCTGCAGTAAAGGAATTAGATTCTTAGAGGATTACAAAGAGAAAGTTATTGTATACGGTCTCATTGATCCATGCGACAGTATCAGCTACATCCGTATCGAGAGAGCCTTTTTCTCAGAAGGAAACATTCTTGAAGACGCACAAGTTCAAGACTCCAATCAATTCACTTATAAATTAGATGTAAAACTCAAACAGGGTAATAAAACCATTACTTTTGATACCATAACTATCTTCAATAAAGAAGGTGGAATATTTTATGCTCCAAAAATGCTATTATATCATGCGGTAACTAAAGATTTACTCAACACCACTGACTCCCTATATTTAGAGATCTTCAATCCAAAAACAAAAGAATTTACCACTTCTTCAACTATTTTACATGATGGAGATTTAATAGATTTTGTTTATCCGGTCATATCTATTGCATTTGAGCATCAGTATTATATCCAATTTGAAAGCCTACCCAATACAAGGTATTACACATTAGATCTTAGATTTCATTATATGGAACAAACCCCTGGAGACAATAGCTCAAGAAGGTATGATTCTATTGACTGGACCTTCGACCCCTATTTTACTCAAAATTCAGATGGAGGAGAGCAAGTAAAGTTCTATCAATGGGGAGAGACTTTTTACGATTTAGTAGTGGAACAAGTGGGACCTACAGAAGTACTTGATAGATATTTTGGAAATGTAGAACTAAGAATAACATCAGGAGATATTGTTCTTAGAAATTATTTTGAAGCCAACAAGCCTGACCATTCAGTGATTGGCAACCAACTACAACAATACCAATACTCAAATATAAAAAATGGTCATGGTATATTTGCTGCAAGGTCAGGAAATGGAGGAGAATACATATTACACCTTAGAACCATTAATCGTTTGAGAAACATACCAAATTTGAATTTTATTGGAGGCATTCCAAAAGATTAA